In one Leptospira yasudae genomic region, the following are encoded:
- a CDS encoding neutral/alkaline non-lysosomal ceramidase N-terminal domain-containing protein, giving the protein MNLKIYYFRSLIAILFVSFSSIGFIGCSDSTTYVIKNKKPSVSSNTKGIFAGAVKVDITPPPGLPLAGYSMLANTEKGFRTKIYARVIYIRRDQHSPLVLIQTDLLSGSLLLHHKLAERLADKTDISLGGIVISGTHTHSAPGNFYENNFYNEFAGNKPGFEKEWYEFLENRIYDAVLEAYQSAKPAKIATGKLNVWGLTRNRSIEAYAANKNSGIDEIKTEQIYDAINPEMTMIRVDAKDKDGSFKPLAVYTTYSIHGTTVPSWNKVVNADVFAYPERELEFRIKEEFKTDWEPLHAVSNATHGDNSPDYREDMQGFIESKRIGYEISKKSYELFQSLGKKLSSDITYSYNSKEVDVYENPKMGDAELCSRPVAGTALTGGAEDGMTPVLFWLPFWGEGWPRYIFTGGCQGHKRTAGSFFQYIVLAKKNFPHRMILQSARIGDTALLAVPFEVTNESGRRFSSAALEAEKQRTSKSKESITQTSVLSCTNGYFGYTTTPEEYSKQHYEGGHTIYGPATQPFLQAHLADLVKQMPAEGGKESFPESWEFQLDTKSYMPEKREAKGNRELKEAPRLVLAEENSEKHWIFRYQDVNPSQIQFHQALVSIQYKEEKGEWKTLQQDGRMVNDSGTELDIRLQGDSSNGMAVYEVRWFNPEFHSKRKYRFAIAPRGKEKEFYSPEF; this is encoded by the coding sequence CATCGAACACCAAAGGCATCTTTGCGGGTGCGGTAAAGGTCGATATCACTCCGCCGCCCGGACTTCCTCTTGCGGGTTATTCCATGCTCGCTAATACGGAAAAAGGATTTAGAACGAAGATATACGCGCGAGTGATTTATATTCGGAGAGATCAACATTCTCCCTTGGTTCTTATACAAACGGATTTACTTTCCGGTTCTTTATTATTGCATCATAAACTTGCGGAACGGCTTGCGGATAAAACGGATATCAGTCTTGGAGGAATCGTTATTTCGGGAACCCATACACACTCGGCTCCGGGAAATTTTTATGAAAATAATTTCTACAACGAGTTTGCGGGAAACAAACCGGGCTTTGAAAAAGAATGGTATGAGTTTCTGGAGAATCGAATCTATGACGCGGTTTTGGAAGCGTATCAAAGCGCAAAACCCGCTAAAATCGCAACAGGAAAATTGAATGTATGGGGTTTGACTCGAAACCGTTCGATCGAAGCTTATGCCGCGAATAAGAATTCGGGCATCGATGAAATCAAAACCGAACAGATCTACGACGCGATCAACCCGGAAATGACGATGATTCGCGTGGACGCCAAGGATAAGGACGGAAGTTTTAAACCTCTTGCGGTTTATACGACGTATTCGATCCACGGAACGACGGTTCCTTCTTGGAACAAAGTCGTAAATGCGGACGTATTCGCGTATCCGGAAAGAGAACTCGAATTTAGGATCAAGGAAGAATTTAAAACCGACTGGGAACCGTTGCATGCCGTTTCGAACGCGACGCACGGAGACAATTCTCCCGATTATCGGGAAGATATGCAGGGTTTTATCGAGTCTAAACGAATCGGTTATGAAATATCAAAAAAATCTTATGAACTCTTTCAGAGTTTAGGAAAGAAGTTGAGTTCCGATATTACATATTCTTACAATTCCAAAGAAGTGGACGTCTACGAAAATCCGAAGATGGGTGATGCGGAACTTTGCAGCAGACCCGTTGCTGGAACCGCATTAACCGGCGGAGCGGAAGACGGGATGACACCGGTTTTATTTTGGCTTCCGTTTTGGGGTGAAGGTTGGCCTCGTTATATTTTTACCGGCGGCTGTCAGGGGCATAAACGAACCGCGGGTTCTTTCTTTCAATACATCGTATTAGCAAAAAAGAATTTTCCTCATCGGATGATTCTTCAATCGGCGAGAATCGGAGATACGGCTTTGCTTGCGGTTCCGTTTGAAGTTACGAACGAATCCGGAAGAAGATTCTCCAGTGCGGCTTTGGAAGCTGAAAAACAAAGAACTTCCAAAAGCAAGGAATCGATCACTCAAACTTCCGTGCTGTCCTGCACGAACGGTTATTTCGGTTATACGACTACGCCGGAAGAATATTCGAAACAACACTATGAAGGCGGTCATACGATCTACGGACCTGCGACACAACCTTTCTTACAAGCTCATCTTGCGGATCTTGTAAAACAAATGCCTGCGGAAGGTGGCAAGGAAAGTTTTCCGGAATCATGGGAATTTCAACTCGATACGAAGAGTTATATGCCTGAAAAGCGTGAAGCGAAAGGCAACAGAGAATTAAAGGAAGCTCCTCGATTGGTTTTGGCGGAAGAGAATTCGGAAAAACATTGGATCTTTCGTTATCAGGATGTGAATCCTTCTCAGATTCAATTCCATCAAGCCTTGGTCTCCATTCAATATAAGGAAGAAAAAGGAGAATGGAAAACTCTGCAACAAGACGGGAGAATGGTGAATGATAGCGGAACAGAGTTGGACATTCGATTGCAGGGAGATTCATCGAACGGAATGGCGGTTTATGAAGTTCGTTGGTTTAATCCCGAGTTTCACTCGAAACGCAAATACCGATTTGCGATCGCTCCTCGAGGTAAGGAGAAGGAATTTTATTCTCCCGAGTTTTAG
- a CDS encoding synaptic vesicle VAT-1 family membrane protein: MQRTIAIVRKKGSLENVRLETETLPEPGENEVQIEVHSIGLNFADLFAIQGLYSATPQGAFIPGLEFSGVVIAAGKKVKNVKKKDKIMGVTRFGGYVSHLNIDSRYVFKLPSKWNFDQGAGFLVQGLTAYYALVALGDLEKGQTVLIHSAAGGVGILANRIAKKLGAYTIGTIGSPAKIDLLKKEGYDKQIVRSDRFAKDLQEALAGKDLDLVLECIGGKIFQESYDIMAPMGRMIVYGAAEMMGGGSGVNWPVLAYKYLSRPKLDPMKMVSDNKAVMGFNLIWLYEKVEKLTKHLNGLVKLNLSAPHIGKTFPFENIDEALKYFQSGTSMGKVVLKVK, encoded by the coding sequence ATGCAAAGAACCATAGCCATTGTTCGTAAAAAAGGATCTCTTGAAAACGTAAGATTAGAAACCGAAACTCTTCCCGAGCCCGGCGAAAATGAAGTGCAGATCGAAGTTCATTCGATCGGGTTGAACTTTGCCGATTTGTTTGCGATTCAAGGATTGTATAGTGCGACCCCGCAAGGCGCGTTTATACCCGGATTGGAATTTTCAGGAGTCGTAATCGCAGCCGGAAAAAAGGTAAAGAACGTTAAGAAAAAAGATAAGATCATGGGTGTAACCCGATTCGGCGGTTACGTTTCCCATTTGAATATCGATTCAAGATATGTTTTTAAACTTCCGTCCAAATGGAATTTCGATCAAGGAGCGGGCTTTTTAGTTCAAGGATTGACCGCCTATTATGCGTTAGTTGCTTTGGGGGATTTGGAGAAAGGTCAAACAGTTCTGATTCACAGCGCCGCGGGAGGAGTGGGAATTCTTGCGAATCGAATCGCGAAAAAATTAGGCGCATATACGATCGGAACGATCGGATCTCCAGCCAAGATCGATCTTCTCAAGAAAGAAGGGTATGACAAGCAGATCGTACGTTCGGATCGATTCGCCAAGGACTTGCAGGAAGCTTTGGCGGGTAAGGATCTGGATCTCGTATTGGAGTGCATCGGAGGAAAAATTTTTCAGGAAAGTTACGATATCATGGCCCCTATGGGAAGGATGATCGTCTATGGAGCAGCCGAAATGATGGGCGGGGGAAGCGGAGTGAATTGGCCCGTTCTCGCCTATAAATATCTTTCCAGGCCGAAATTGGATCCGATGAAAATGGTTTCGGATAACAAGGCCGTTATGGGTTTCAATTTGATCTGGTTGTATGAAAAGGTCGAAAAATTGACCAAACATCTGAACGGCCTCGTCAAGTTGAATCTATCCGCGCCGCATATCGGTAAAACCTTTCCGTTTGAAAACATCGATGAAGCTTTGAAATACTTTCAATCCGGAACCTCGATGGGTAAGGTCGTTTTAAAAGTTAAGTAG
- a CDS encoding polyprenyl synthetase family protein, with the protein MSQSAFSEIFHSYRVAFENFLDSQTLSALAKQSAPELFEAMKYSLVAGGKRLRPVLALAAAGGLKNETRNALYLGSSLECIHTYSLIHDDLPSMDNDDFRRGLPTLHKKFSEATAILAGDALNSFAFYLLSFVQGENGDLSLHRDLLEILHAGSGAPGMVSGQIYDLQMERENGKTHNLNSEQDLISMVQLTHRLKTGALIKASLLLGNRLRNDWKQREESLLKYGEDLGLLFQITDDILDVEGTQESLGKTPGKDQRSGKITYPALFGMDRCKKMTEELQDNLVSIASGFASTDEERIFFRELPVYIGQRKN; encoded by the coding sequence GTGAGTCAATCTGCCTTTTCTGAAATATTCCATTCTTATCGGGTTGCTTTTGAGAATTTTTTAGATTCTCAAACACTCTCCGCGCTTGCAAAACAATCCGCACCCGAACTTTTCGAAGCGATGAAATATAGCCTCGTAGCCGGAGGAAAACGTCTTCGACCGGTGTTGGCCTTGGCCGCCGCAGGCGGACTTAAGAATGAAACCCGCAATGCCTTGTATCTCGGATCTTCCCTCGAATGCATTCATACGTATTCTTTGATTCACGACGATCTTCCAAGTATGGACAACGACGATTTTAGGAGGGGACTGCCGACCCTTCACAAAAAATTTTCCGAAGCGACCGCGATTTTGGCGGGAGACGCTCTGAATTCTTTCGCATTTTATTTATTATCGTTTGTTCAAGGGGAGAATGGAGATCTATCTTTGCATCGAGATTTATTAGAAATTTTGCATGCAGGTTCCGGCGCTCCCGGAATGGTTTCGGGGCAAATCTACGATCTTCAAATGGAGCGGGAAAACGGGAAAACTCATAATTTGAATAGTGAACAGGATCTGATTTCGATGGTTCAGTTGACTCATCGATTGAAGACCGGCGCCTTAATCAAGGCTTCTTTGCTTCTGGGGAATCGGCTTCGAAACGATTGGAAACAAAGAGAAGAATCCTTATTGAAATACGGAGAGGATTTGGGGCTTCTTTTTCAGATCACGGATGATATCCTGGATGTGGAAGGAACTCAGGAATCTTTAGGAAAAACGCCCGGAAAAGATCAGCGATCCGGCAAGATCACCTATCCTGCGTTATTCGGTATGGATCGTTGTAAGAAAATGACGGAAGAACTTCAAGACAATCTTGTTTCGATTGCTTCCGGTTTCGCATCCACGGACGAGGAAAGAATATTTTTCCGGGAGCTTCCGGTTTACATTGGGCAAAGAAAAAATTAG
- a CDS encoding TlyA family RNA methyltransferase, with amino-acid sequence MGKEKIRLDILLFDRGFADSIEIARSLILSGSVLVNEQKITKVGLKFSEDSEIRILNVIPRYVSRGAYKLLKAFETFPFRVNGKLCIDLGASTGGFTQVLLEQGAWKVFACDVGYGQLAEKLRNHSSVIVKDRFHLKNLSSFEIEWETNRFQVPNSDSIAIVMDLSFISLRSVFPVIRRFREEKNIPKLECVTLIKPQFEADEKDLVKGVLRDPKIRIRIVRSICEHLKKEIGGKILGLKWSPIEGRDGNREVLLYWEI; translated from the coding sequence TTGGGCAAAGAAAAAATTAGACTGGATATTCTTCTTTTCGATCGGGGATTTGCCGACTCGATTGAAATCGCAAGAAGTCTGATTCTTTCCGGGTCCGTGTTGGTAAACGAGCAAAAGATTACGAAAGTCGGATTAAAATTTTCGGAAGATTCCGAAATCCGAATTTTAAACGTTATACCGCGTTATGTAAGCCGAGGCGCCTATAAATTATTAAAAGCCTTCGAAACGTTTCCGTTCCGGGTAAACGGAAAACTTTGCATCGATTTGGGCGCTTCGACCGGCGGGTTCACGCAAGTTCTTTTGGAACAGGGGGCTTGGAAGGTTTTTGCCTGCGACGTAGGTTACGGTCAACTTGCCGAGAAGTTAAGAAATCATTCTTCGGTGATCGTGAAGGATCGTTTTCATCTAAAAAATTTATCTTCTTTTGAAATCGAATGGGAAACAAATCGGTTTCAAGTTCCGAATTCGGATTCGATTGCAATCGTAATGGATCTGAGTTTTATTTCACTGCGGTCCGTTTTTCCGGTGATTCGAAGATTTCGGGAAGAAAAAAATATTCCAAAATTAGAATGTGTTACTTTGATTAAGCCGCAATTTGAAGCGGATGAAAAGGATCTTGTAAAAGGGGTTTTACGAGATCCAAAAATTCGAATTCGGATCGTTCGTTCGATTTGCGAGCATCTAAAGAAAGAAATCGGCGGGAAAATTCTCGGTTTAAAATGGTCTCCGATCGAAGGCCGCGACGGAAACAGAGAGGTTCTATTGTATTGGGAGATTTGA
- a CDS encoding DNA alkylation repair protein — protein sequence MAELLKDLYTETVLRKIADSFSKEISSVSSEEWIKRFKQKDWKQLELKQRIRRIAETLTEELPKPFPKTLKPLLKITDSLQKKFEGKEVFLTIFLGDTVEILGIDYPNESMIAFERITKLISCEFSIRPFLIRHPEQAWNQMLDWSLHENADVRRLASEGSRPRLPWGMGIPGLKQEPQKTLSILENLKDDVDEVVRRSVANHLNDISKDHPELVLNIAEKWVGFSEERDALLKHALRGLLKEGNPKAMRIFGFGFKINAKILNLKLKSQTVKIGGDLFFGFKVQSLDAKPSRLRIEYKIQYAKESGKTSRKVFQIEERTFQPKESVSYEKKQSFKQMTTRKHVPGKHTLEIHINGILKSKIDFKVVR from the coding sequence ATGGCTGAGCTACTCAAAGATTTGTATACGGAAACCGTATTGCGTAAAATCGCCGATTCCTTTTCGAAAGAAATTTCTTCCGTTTCCTCGGAAGAATGGATCAAACGATTCAAGCAAAAAGATTGGAAACAACTCGAACTTAAACAAAGAATCCGAAGAATTGCGGAGACATTGACGGAAGAATTGCCGAAACCGTTTCCGAAAACTCTAAAGCCTTTGCTCAAAATCACGGATTCCCTTCAAAAGAAGTTTGAAGGGAAGGAAGTTTTTCTTACGATTTTTTTAGGAGATACTGTTGAAATTCTCGGGATCGATTATCCGAACGAATCCATGATCGCCTTTGAGAGAATTACGAAGTTGATCTCCTGCGAATTTTCGATCCGTCCTTTTTTAATCCGACATCCGGAACAGGCATGGAATCAGATGCTGGATTGGTCTTTGCATGAGAACGCCGACGTTCGACGTTTGGCATCCGAGGGAAGTAGGCCCCGCCTTCCTTGGGGAATGGGAATTCCCGGTTTAAAACAAGAGCCACAAAAAACTCTTTCCATTCTTGAAAATCTAAAAGACGACGTTGACGAAGTCGTTCGCAGAAGTGTTGCGAATCATTTGAACGATATTTCTAAAGACCATCCCGAACTGGTCCTGAATATCGCGGAAAAGTGGGTTGGTTTTTCGGAAGAACGAGATGCGCTTTTAAAGCACGCGTTACGCGGTCTTTTAAAAGAAGGAAATCCGAAGGCAATGAGAATTTTCGGTTTCGGTTTTAAGATAAATGCAAAAATTCTAAACTTAAAACTGAAGTCTCAAACCGTTAAAATCGGAGGAGATCTTTTTTTCGGATTTAAAGTTCAATCTTTAGATGCAAAGCCGAGTCGCCTTCGTATCGAATACAAGATTCAATACGCAAAAGAATCCGGTAAAACTTCGAGAAAGGTTTTTCAGATCGAGGAAAGAACCTTTCAGCCGAAAGAATCCGTTTCTTACGAAAAGAAACAATCCTTTAAACAGATGACCACCCGAAAGCACGTTCCGGGTAAGCATACGTTGGAAATTCACATCAACGGAATTCTAAAATCGAAAATCGATTTTAAGGTCGTTCGTTAA
- the fcpA gene encoding flagellar coiling protein FcpA, whose translation MKVMKSIFILLAVLGLNLSVLAQQNNQGGNQQANEAVEKIDELLKGELVPEDDDKNLTEEQKRRKKAIQEQEALWKNPDFKGYDKNFQELHQLSKAFANNKFRLALSNYQSGVNTVLKMRESVEQYRKEEAEKKRLDEKWYWQKVDRKAREDRVVSREKLVAKQQALNYFTKAINHLDEIKNPDLRERPEFKRLLSDTYRSWILTEYDLQNLPQCIPILELYIEIDENEKEYPAHKYLASCYAFEENMIKKYGGASEDQMFKYRYKKNVHLLRATELKYGKDSPEYKHIVNLVNKDEVISVRP comes from the coding sequence ATGAAGGTGATGAAAAGCATATTCATTCTTCTGGCCGTGCTGGGACTCAACCTGTCTGTTTTAGCTCAGCAAAACAATCAGGGCGGTAATCAGCAAGCCAATGAAGCTGTAGAAAAAATTGACGAGCTGTTAAAAGGCGAGTTGGTTCCCGAAGACGATGACAAGAACCTCACGGAAGAGCAGAAACGTCGTAAAAAAGCAATCCAGGAACAAGAAGCTCTGTGGAAGAACCCTGATTTTAAGGGCTATGACAAGAATTTCCAAGAACTCCACCAGCTCTCCAAGGCATTCGCTAACAACAAATTTAGATTGGCATTATCAAACTACCAATCGGGCGTAAACACGGTTCTCAAAATGAGAGAATCTGTTGAACAATACCGCAAAGAAGAAGCGGAAAAGAAGCGTCTCGATGAAAAGTGGTACTGGCAAAAAGTAGACCGCAAAGCAAGAGAAGACCGTGTCGTTTCCCGCGAAAAACTCGTTGCGAAACAACAAGCTCTGAACTATTTCACTAAGGCGATCAACCACTTAGATGAAATTAAAAACCCAGACTTGAGAGAAAGACCAGAGTTTAAAAGACTCCTTTCCGATACTTACAGATCTTGGATTCTCACTGAGTATGATTTACAAAATCTTCCACAGTGTATCCCCATCCTCGAACTCTACATCGAAATCGATGAGAATGAGAAGGAATATCCTGCTCACAAGTATCTGGCAAGTTGCTACGCTTTCGAAGAGAACATGATTAAGAAATACGGCGGAGCATCCGAAGATCAGATGTTCAAATACCGTTACAAGAAAAACGTTCACCTTCTGAGAGCGACCGAGCTGAAATACGGAAAAGATTCTCCGGAATACAAACACATCGTAAACCTTGTGAACAAGGATGAAGTGATTTCCGTAAGACCGTAA
- the zapE gene encoding AFG1/ZapE family ATPase, which translates to MILKKYTPVQEGAPNCPQCGGVGFSLTENVPGTSSGVLTICHCISENCPCQGKPPWRVYDESLGKMIPCVCHNARMELGHLETIFKKSGIPPKYRYRTLDQTDHSAAVGISFTIAHNWAHDLVHKWNDPGFKPHGLYLWGGPGTGKTLLACIILNELIFRYKINCKYAKINRDFLNTLRETYQKDSETHGMEKTIETLFAEVEVLVLDDFGVQKESDWSNSKLYDLIDARYEQEKLTILTSNTSPAEWKDKAEGRIYSRLREMTEEVHLECADYRLKLSESGGRG; encoded by the coding sequence ATGATTCTCAAAAAATACACTCCGGTTCAAGAAGGCGCTCCCAACTGTCCTCAGTGCGGGGGAGTGGGTTTTTCGCTTACGGAGAACGTTCCCGGCACCAGTTCGGGCGTTCTTACGATCTGTCATTGTATTTCCGAGAATTGTCCCTGCCAAGGCAAACCTCCTTGGAGAGTTTACGACGAAAGCCTCGGCAAGATGATTCCCTGCGTTTGTCACAACGCGAGAATGGAACTCGGTCATCTTGAAACTATATTCAAAAAATCTGGAATTCCTCCCAAATATCGATATAGAACCTTGGATCAAACCGATCATAGCGCTGCGGTGGGAATTTCTTTTACGATCGCTCACAACTGGGCGCACGATCTCGTCCATAAATGGAACGATCCCGGTTTTAAACCGCACGGCTTGTATCTTTGGGGCGGACCGGGAACGGGAAAAACGCTTCTCGCCTGCATTATATTAAACGAATTGATCTTTCGTTATAAAATAAACTGCAAATACGCTAAGATCAACCGCGACTTTCTCAATACACTAAGAGAAACGTATCAAAAAGATTCCGAGACGCACGGAATGGAAAAGACGATCGAAACGCTGTTTGCGGAAGTCGAAGTATTAGTGTTAGACGATTTCGGAGTTCAAAAAGAATCCGATTGGTCGAATTCGAAATTGTACGACCTCATCGATGCTAGATACGAGCAGGAAAAACTCACGATTCTCACATCGAACACTTCTCCCGCGGAATGGAAAGACAAAGCGGAAGGAAGAATTTATTCCAGACTTAGGGAAATGACGGAAGAAGTTCATTTGGAATGCGCCGATTATCGGTTGAAACTTTCGGAATCCGGAGGAAGAGGATGA
- the folK gene encoding 2-amino-4-hydroxy-6-hydroxymethyldihydropteridine diphosphokinase, which yields MKEAFLSLGSNLGNRAEFLKIAVRKLKNTIGIEVIKESEPLNTAALEVTDQPDFLNQILKIETTFSPEELLEVTLRIEKEMGRVRVQDKGPREIDIDILTFDVVKMHSKGLHLPHHSLFTRPFIREILETMGEGSLYEHFTGGEYEKRT from the coding sequence ATGAAAGAAGCGTTTCTTTCTTTAGGATCCAATCTCGGAAACCGCGCCGAGTTTTTAAAGATCGCCGTTCGCAAATTGAAGAACACGATCGGAATCGAAGTCATAAAAGAATCGGAACCGTTGAACACGGCGGCTTTGGAAGTTACGGATCAACCGGACTTTCTCAATCAGATCTTGAAAATCGAAACTACGTTTTCTCCCGAGGAACTTTTAGAAGTCACGCTTCGGATCGAAAAGGAAATGGGAAGAGTTCGGGTGCAAGATAAGGGGCCGAGAGAAATCGATATCGATATTTTGACTTTCGACGTTGTGAAGATGCACAGCAAAGGTTTGCATCTTCCGCATCATTCTCTGTTTACTCGTCCGTTTATCCGCGAGATTTTGGAAACGATGGGCGAAGGTTCGCTGTACGAACACTTTACGGGAGGCGAATATGAAAAACGTACATAA
- the panB gene encoding 3-methyl-2-oxobutanoate hydroxymethyltransferase, with protein sequence MKNVHKVFSPEKKGKEKISVVTCYDFSFARILNETEVDSILVGDSLGMVIQGNSSTLPVTLEEMIYHTKAVRRGAPDKFIVADLPFLSYQTSIEDGIRSAGRMMKETDCDAVKIEGGSDFICELVAILKQIGVPVMGHLGLTPQSVHVFGGHRIQGKGEESSAKLLREAVALSEAGAFSMVLELIPADLGKKVSEEVGVPTIGIGAGPDCDGQVLVLNDLLGTDPNFQPKFLKKFSNLHSVVKDAVGNYNKEVKSGEFPGKDHSF encoded by the coding sequence ATGAAAAACGTACATAAGGTCTTTTCTCCGGAAAAGAAAGGGAAAGAAAAAATTTCCGTCGTTACGTGTTACGATTTCAGTTTCGCGAGAATTCTCAACGAAACGGAAGTGGATTCGATTCTCGTAGGAGATTCTCTCGGAATGGTGATTCAGGGAAATTCGAGTACTCTTCCGGTCACGCTGGAGGAAATGATCTATCATACGAAAGCGGTTCGCCGCGGCGCACCCGATAAGTTCATCGTGGCGGATCTTCCTTTTTTAAGTTATCAAACTTCGATCGAAGACGGGATTCGTTCCGCCGGAAGAATGATGAAGGAAACCGATTGTGACGCCGTCAAAATAGAAGGCGGATCGGATTTCATCTGCGAGTTAGTCGCCATTCTCAAGCAGATCGGGGTTCCGGTGATGGGACATCTCGGGTTAACCCCGCAGAGCGTTCACGTTTTCGGCGGTCATCGGATTCAGGGCAAAGGGGAAGAATCGAGTGCGAAGCTTCTCCGCGAAGCGGTCGCGCTTTCGGAAGCGGGAGCGTTCTCCATGGTTCTGGAATTGATTCCGGCCGATCTTGGAAAAAAGGTAAGCGAAGAAGTCGGGGTTCCGACCATCGGGATCGGAGCGGGGCCGGATTGCGACGGGCAGGTTCTCGTATTAAACGACCTTCTCGGGACGGATCCGAATTTCCAACCCAAGTTTTTGAAGAAGTTTTCCAATCTGCATTCGGTCGTAAAGGACGCTGTGGGAAATTATAACAAAGAAGTAAAATCCGGAGAGTTTCCCGGGAAAGATCATAGTTTCTGA
- a CDS encoding N-acetylneuraminate synthase family protein produces MDIVELEKGHPETENKIKELAKECGNQTEIIRGAAVSDTIHFIGDTRKISEKEGYVKELPGVAKIWNVSIPYKNIAKTAAGKNGEVVHRATRIVEVKGPDGLVRKFGTGKHIFIVGPDSPQTYEQTLTIAKQAVEIGKKYNILDRIIFRGGAFKPRTRPTDWRGLGWEGIEMMDKVKAETGLPYVTEVMDHTMAEEVAKHADMIQIGTRNAQDFELLEAVGRTGKPVILKRGFGNEAVEWFSAAEYIANQGNLNIVLCERGVKTLFIKEGYCRNTPDLNVITHVKNQTILPVIYDPSHVAGDDKIVISNLLASLPFNPDGSITETLHVEEFRKEQMCDAAQALLMSIYEKAVQSILKYEEAIRPITDDVDSYFVKRKSGK; encoded by the coding sequence GTGGACATAGTTGAGTTAGAAAAAGGCCATCCGGAAACGGAGAACAAAATCAAAGAACTGGCAAAAGAATGCGGGAATCAAACCGAAATCATCCGCGGCGCGGCGGTATCGGATACGATTCATTTCATAGGCGATACCCGCAAAATTTCCGAAAAAGAAGGCTATGTCAAAGAACTCCCGGGGGTCGCAAAAATCTGGAACGTGTCCATTCCATATAAAAACATCGCAAAAACGGCCGCAGGGAAAAACGGAGAAGTGGTTCACAGAGCCACAAGAATCGTGGAAGTCAAAGGACCGGACGGACTCGTTCGGAAGTTCGGAACGGGGAAGCATATCTTCATCGTTGGACCCGATTCCCCGCAAACATACGAGCAGACTTTGACGATCGCAAAACAAGCGGTCGAGATCGGAAAGAAATACAATATCTTAGATAGAATCATTTTCCGCGGAGGAGCGTTCAAACCCCGCACTCGTCCTACCGACTGGAGAGGTCTCGGTTGGGAAGGAATCGAGATGATGGATAAGGTCAAGGCCGAAACCGGTCTTCCGTACGTGACCGAAGTGATGGATCATACCATGGCGGAAGAAGTCGCAAAACACGCCGACATGATTCAGATCGGAACGAGAAACGCGCAGGACTTCGAACTTCTCGAAGCCGTGGGAAGAACCGGAAAGCCCGTGATCTTAAAACGCGGTTTCGGAAACGAAGCGGTGGAATGGTTTTCCGCTGCGGAATACATCGCGAATCAAGGAAATTTGAATATAGTTCTTTGTGAAAGAGGGGTGAAAACCCTTTTCATCAAAGAAGGCTACTGCAGAAACACTCCGGACTTGAACGTGATCACTCACGTAAAGAATCAGACGATTCTTCCGGTGATCTACGATCCTTCGCACGTTGCGGGTGACGACAAGATCGTGATCTCCAATCTTCTCGCTTCGCTGCCGTTCAATCCGGACGGTTCCATCACCGAAACTCTTCACGTCGAGGAATTCAGAAAAGAACAGATGTGCGACGCGGCTCAAGCGTTGCTTATGAGCATCTATGAAAAAGCGGTTCAATCGATTTTGAAATACGAGGAAGCGATTCGTCCGATTACGGACGACGTGGATTCTTATTTCGTGAAACGGAAGTCGGGGAAATAA